ATCTTGCGGAGATAATTTTGTTGCTTCTGTGTGAAGTACTTTAGTTTCCTGGTACCACCCACTTAACCATTTTGTAGCATCGCCATTTGGACCAAAGAAAGCCATTTTAATAAATTCAACTCTTTCATCGTCTGGTAATGTTAAATCACTGCTTTTAGCTAAAGCTTGGCTTATTTCGGGCAAGAACTCACCTTTAGCAGCTGCAGCTAACACACAAATTCCTTTAACTAAATCAGGTCTAGTTACTGCTACAATACGAGCAATCCAGTTACCGAATGCATGACCAACAATAAATGAAGATTTAATATTTTCTGTGTCTAAAACAAGACTGACTTCTGCAGCTAAATCATATAATGAAACATCAGTCATTGGTCCAGTAGAGTTATTTATTCCACGATATTCCGGCCTGATAACCTTAAATCCTTGACTTGCAATTGAAGGAACAATTTCATCAAAATCAGATTGACTCCTACCTTTTGAAGGTAATAAAACGAGAGGCAATCCTTCACCATCAACATAATATTCAACAGTAACATCATCCAAATGAGCTAATTTTATCTCTGTCAACTTTACTCCTCCTCGTAATAAATATCTCTTAAAAAACGATTGGCATCCAGTAATAAACAGTTAAAACTATCATAAATAAACTTACGACGACTTGTGGTAAACCAAGTTTTAGCATTTCACCCATAGTAAAGTTATTTGTAGAGTAAAGTACACCCATTGCTGGTGTACCACTAGGAAATGTAAATGCAAAACCTGCTCCAAGTGCGGCTACAGTCATAAGTGGCAGCGGATCTGCGCCGATTGAGTTTGCTAAAGTTGCTGCTATTGGAATTAAAATTGTACCAGTTGCAGTATTTGGTGCCATTTGTGTCACTAGAATTGCTAATAAAGCAACCATGAACATAACAACTATTAATGAACTGTTTTCGAAAACCAATAATTGGTTACCAATCCATTGAGCTAGATCAGTACCTGAGAATCCGGCTGCCAAAGCCATTCCTCCACCAATCATTAATAAAACGTCCCAAGAAATATTTTTAATATCGCCTTTACCAAGTAATTTTTGACTACTTTTTTCTTTTGATGGCACAGAGAATAATACAATCGTTGCAACCATTGCAATCATACCGTCGTTAATTCCAGGAATTAAATCGGACCACAAGAAAGTTCTTGTTACCCAGAAAAATACTGTTACGATAAATGTAATTCCAACAACTTTTTGCTCAAAGGTTAAACCTTGGCTTTTTGCCTGTTCCTCTTTAATAAATTCAGCAGCACCTTCTGAAGTATCTACATCAATTTTGTACATAACTTTTAAAGTTACGAAGTAACTTACAACCAATTGTACTAATGCAATTGGAAACTCAAATAACATAAATGATCCAAAGGGAACATCGATGCCATATAATTCGTTCGCAAAACCTGCTAAAGATGTATTAGTAGGTGTCCCAATTAGAGTCATACTTCCCCCGATAATGGCACCAAAGACAACAGCTACCATTAAGATTTTTTACAATTTAATTGAGTTATCTTCTGTATATGAACCCTGTTTTTTCATTAATTCTGTAACTTTTAAATGAATAGCGCTTGCAATTGGTAATAACATTAAAGCTGTAGCAACATTTGAAACCCACATTGAAATAAATGTTGCTGTTAAAAGTAAACCAATATACAATTTATTCGTACTTGTACCTACTAAACTAATTACTTTTAATGCAATAACATTATGTAATCCCCATTTTTCGATTGCAATACCTATAACAAAACCTCCTAATAATAGGAAAACAGTTGAGTTACCATAAGCACTTGCAACAGCTCCGGCTGATAAGGAATTAAAGATTGGTAATAATACTAAAGGTAATAAACCAGTAATCCCTGAAGGGATGAATTCAACCATCCACCAGATACCCATCCAAGTTAAACTTGCTAGGACGTTTTTGCCTTCAAATGTAAGCCCTTCTAGTGGTATGAGCAAGATAATTAAGTAAAATAGTGGACCTGCCAAAAATTTGATTAAATCTTTTGTCTGAAAGCTTAATTTTGTATTAGACACGTTGTCTCCTCCTCAAACATAAATTTTATATGAGTGATTTTTATTTTTAAAGCATTGAATTGTTTTCCATTTGTATACTTTTACAAAAAAAGACATATTGATACTTTCACTATTTAAGAACTAAAATTAGAATCCTTAAATAGTGAAAATTAATTTGTTACTATATACTAAATCACTCCTTCAGCACGGAAAGTAGCAATTTCATCATCTGAATATCCCAAATCTTTTAAGATTTCATCTGTATGTTCGCCTAATAATGGAGATGAACCTCTAACATACGGAGATGTTTTGGACATTTTAATCCCTTGATTAGTAATCTCGACATCGCCAATAGTTGGATGATTAACCGTTGTAAACATTTCACGAACATTCACATGTTCATTTTCATACATTTGGGGAACTGTCAATGCTGCTCCGGCAGGTAACCCATTACTTAGTAATAAAGATTCTAGTTCATGAACTTCAAAATTGCGTGTCCACTCATTCACAATATCATCTAAAGCAGGATAATTAGCTACACGTAATTGGTTCGTTTCAAAACGTGGATCCGTTAATAATTCTTTTTGATCCATTACTTCAACTAGCTTATTCCACGCACGATCACCCAATGCCATTAAAACCAGATTGCCATCTTTGCATTCATACAATCCCCCAGGTGCACCAGCTAAATAGCCGTTACCACGACGAGTTGGAATATAACTTTTGTCGGTTAAATAACCTTGAACGACTGAAGACATACTTACAATAGTTGCATCTAATAATGAAACGTCAATGTATTGACCTTCACCTGTCTTATTACGATATTCTAAAGCTGCTAACACACCGATTACAGCATTTTGTGCAGCCATGACATCAGCAATGGAGGCACCTGCTCGAACTGGTGGGTTTTCTGGATATCCCGTGATATCCATCATACCACTCATAGCTTGTGCTAACGGATCATAACCCGCTCTTTGTGAGTAAGGACCTGTTTGGCCAAATCCAGAAACGGAGGCCATGATAATTTGAGGATTAATTTTACGCAATTCTTCATAACCAAAACCAAGTTTTTCCATAACACCCGGACGGAAGTTTTCTAAAACAACATCCGCTTTTTCAACTAATTTAACTAAGATGTCACGACCTTTTTTCATATCAAGCGTCATACCACGTTTGCTTCGATTAAATTGAATAAAATAAGTCGATTCGCCATCTTTCATTGGCAAATTGTCTCGAGCATTGTCTCCACCTTGAGGCATTTCAATTTTAATAACGTCAGCACCTAAATCAGCTAACATGGCCGCGGCAAAAGGGGCAGCAATAACACGTCCTAAGTCAAGCACTTTTAACCCCTCTAAGGCTGAACCTTTAGTGTATTCCATCTATTCATTCCCTCCCAAATTGTCTTTTTCATTTCCTAAGATTAAAACGGCACTCATTTGTGGTGGGCCACCAAATGTATGGCTTAACCCTAAGTTAGCTTTACCTAATTGACGTTTTGGATTATCAACTTCATGTAAAATTTGTTTATATACTTCATATGTCATACGAATTCCTGAAGCACCAACTGGGTGACCAAATGATTTTAAGCCTCCATCCGAGTTAACCGGAAGTCCACCATCTAATTCAAAAAATCCATTGTCAATATCAATTTTTGCTTTCCCAGGCTCACTAAATCCAAAGTCTTCATAAATTAGCATTTCGGTAATGGAGAAACAGTCATGAACCTCAGCAAGATCTAATTCTTCACGTGGATTAGTTATACCAGCCATTTTGTATGCTTCGCTGGAAGATTTTTTTAATGAATTAAAGCTTGTCCAAGAAAAGCCCGGACGGTTATGAGGGAATACGGCATCCGTTGAAACCGCAAACCCTTTAACATAAGCAAATTTATCTTTGATTGTTTTTGCCACTTCTTCAGTCGTAATAATTGCACAGGCTGAACCATCTGAATTACCAGCACAGTCATACAAACCTAAAGGATCAGCAATAATGGGCGCATTTAATACTTTCTCTAGAGACACTTCACTTTGGAAATGAGCTCTTTTCGATAAAGTCCCATTTTTATGGTTTTTAACGGCAATTTTACCAATAGTTTCTCGGCCTTCTTGATGAGTGAGACCATACTGGTGGAAATAACGCGTTCCGATTAAAGCAAATGATCCTGGTGCCGTTCTTCTAGCTTCTAAAACGGGACTTTGTCCACGGCCCACGCCTAAACCTGGGTAACCTGTATCTTTAAGCTTTTCAGCTCCTAAAGCCATGACTACTTTATGACGACCAGAAGCAACATCTTGAATTGCTTCGATTAACGCAATATGACCGGATGTACAATAGTTTTCATTACGTACAATGGGAATATCTTGAACTTTTAAAGTATCCGCAACAGCCGTTGCAGCAATATTATTCTCCATTCCATTCCCATAATAGATAGCTTCAATCGCTTCAATTGGAACTTTTGAATCTTCTAAAGCTTCGGTTGTTGATTCAATAATTAAATCGGAAATGGATGCGTCCCATCTCTCACCGAATTTAGAGCAACCCATACCTAAAATAACGACATTATCTTTAATTTTCAATCTTAATCAACCTTTCTTCTTAGTGGTCTAACTTTCCAGTAATAATTAGGGAAGTTGGCTAAATTATGAATTTTTCTAAGAGTAAATTCTAATTCCATATCAATTCCAACTTCATTAACATCAAAGTCAGTCATGTTCATATAGAATCTAGTACCATGTTGATCTTCTACCACCGATTGAACAACAACTGGATCATCAGAACGTCCTGCCAGATTATCAATTGAATAAGTAAATAAGGTTGTAACTTCTTCTTGTTTGTTTACTTTTTCAAAGTTATCTAATGAACGGCAATGATAACAAATACGTTCTTGTGGGAAAATATGGTTACCACATTCATTACATTTACTACCATATAACTTCAAGTAAGTTTCTTGCTCTCTCCAAGTTTGAGAAGTTGAGCCAGGAATCTTATAATCTTCACCTGGTTTAGCTTCAATAATGCCTCTAAATGATAAGAAGCGTCCATATTCATTAAAGCTAGCTCTATTATCTAAGTACTTATCAGTCGAGTTTTGCTTGATAATTTGTTCTTTTTCATCAGTAACAGTTAATGCAATGGCATCTGCTCCATTACCATAGTTAACAACCAAAATACGTTCGCCCGCATTTGCTCTTTCAATGGCTTGAACTAAATGGAATAAAGGTTGAGATGCACCTAAAACACCATTTTCAGCAAATGACGCATTCACAATTTTTTCTGGGTCAAGTTTTAATTTTTTAGCAGCTTTTAAGTGGCTCCTTTCATCAATTGAAACAAATACTATGTGTTCGAAATCATCAGCCGTTAAATTATTATCTTCAAATAATTTTTCTACAGCTTTTTTAACTGATGGTAAGTAACCCGATTCATAAATAAATCTACCTTCTGCATTTCTTACATAGGTGTCATCAATATTCCGCCACATATCAACGATTTCAGTTTGTACCGTTGCAAATGCATCAATTGTCGCAACAACATGTTCAGTTCCTACAACTACCGCTGCTGCACCATCTGCAAAATGAGATTCTTGATCTGATTTTGGATAACCATTTCTTTTATCGGAAGCAACAACAAGAACATTGTTTGTTTCTCCAGCCTTAACTTCCATATAAGCCCCACGTAACGCTGCCGTCGCTGATCGCATTGAAGAATTATAATCTGCAGTTGTTACATTTTCATTTAAATCTAAAACTGTGCTAATCAATGTAGCATTTGATTTTTCTGCATAAGGCACCGTAGTTGAAGCAAAAAATAATCCTCCAATTTCATTTCTTGATAAATATCTAAAAGTATCTAAGCCAGCTTCAACTGCCATAGTAATTGAATCTTCATCTGAATTACAGATAGCTTTTTTGCCTTTACCACGGGTACCCCAAGCTTCGCCTATCTTTGATCTTTCAAAGTAATAGTATGGTAGATAAGCTCCTAATGAAGTAATCCCAACTTTCTTTTGTTCTACCAATATCTTTCTCCCCTTTAATCATTGATTTTTGTTTGCGATTTCATTATAATGATTAACTATAAGAACTAAAATACTATAATCTGATGAATATCACTGTGTTTTTCACTACTTTTATAGGAGGAAAAAATTGGAAACACCATTTATATTAATTAGTGACGTCTGTGAGAATTCGTTTTTTCAAGATAATATCTATTTTATGGCTGGTCGTAAAGGCGCTCAAAATAAAGTCAGTCAAATTTCAGTGATGGAAGTCGAAGATTATGTCGATTTTGATTTAGGTGAAAACTTACTAGTATTAACCACTTTTTCTTTCTGTCAATCAGATGAATGTAAAATGCTAGCAATAATTAAAAAGTTAGTAAAGAAGAATATTTCTGGGTTAATTGTTAAATTAAATCGCTATATCACTAACATTCCTGCTGAAATTTTAGATTTTGCAAATGAAAATGATTTTCCTATTTTTATCATTGACAGTGATATTGCATTTAGATCAATCATTAATCATTTTTATGAACTGATTATCCATAAACAGTATGAAACTATTTTCCAAATGAATAATATGTATCAATCGCTCTATAATTCATTAACAACGGATATGACAACTGAACAATATATAGAAAAATTGGATATTTCTGACGATTTGGATTATTACATAGAGTCACAAGATGAAGTTTTTTACACGTCGCCATCATTGGCCAATAACAACGACCCCTATTTATATGATTATGATGAAGCAGATGGACATTTTATAACTAAGAGAGAAAAGTACGATGGTTTTGAAGAAGTAACCTATCAAAAAAGAACATTATTAGTTTTTCCAATTAAAACAGCTTCGTTTAAATTAGGTCAAATAATCATTTTTTCAACGGCTGAAGAATTATCGCTAGTCGAAAGGATGGCATTTACGCAATTAGCTTCATACCTATCTATAAAACTCAATGAATTAAGAATGAACCAAAGAGAAAAACTAATCAGTAATGGTCGAATTTATAGTGAACTTGCCGAAAGTACCAAATTAAATAAATTAAAATCCGAGAGTTTACTCTTTTCAACGGGAATCTCTCCGTCCGAAAATTACTGCATTATTTTTGTTTCATTTATTGATCCGAATTTATCGTATGACGATATCGAAAGAATAATAAATAAATACTCCAATATATTCTTTGAAAATTCAACTAACTATTTTATTGGATATACTGCAACTGGCTTTAGAATCATTTTTGGATTAGGTAATGATCCCACTCAAAAAAATCATTTGTTTAATAATTTCTTGAAAACACTAAAAGACATATTTATTTATGAAAATATTCCATTTAAAATTGGAATTTCACAACCTTTTGATGATCCAACACAAATACCATCCGCACATTTACAAGCAAAAAGCACCATTGAAATCAGTAGAAAAATCCCTGGTTATCAAGATGCGATATTTTATAGAGATATTTGGGATATTGATTTAATTAGACAATTCATTAACTCTTATCAATATAATCAAATTAATACAAAGGTTTTAAACCCCTTAATTGAATATGATGCCTGCCATCAAGTGAAGTTGTTCGAGACTTTAGAAGCTGTCGTACTGAATGATTCATTAAAAGATGTTTCCGAAAAATTATTCATCCACATCACAACCTTAAGATACCGGTTAGATAAAATTGAGCAACTTACAGGCTACAACTTTCAAACGAATAGAGGAAAATATGTGCTAACAACTGCATATTTTGCATTTGTTTTTAACGAGAATTAATTTTAATTATTCAATTATTTATCTTTACAATCTAATATTTATTCTGTATTGGATGACAATGAAACATTCTTGTTAAATTACACCAATGATAGTTTCTAATTCATACAAAAATATTTCTAAAAACTAATATCCTAACACTAACACAAAACAAAAAAGCGACTATCACATACAATTTTTTGTGATAATCGCTTTTTTGTTTTGTGTTGGTCTCTATATTGTCTTTTTAAAATTTATTATAAACTATATTCCAAATTCTCAACAATTGTGGCAATTCCTAAGCCACCAGCAATACATAAAGTAACTAACCCATATCTTTTTCCAGTCCGTTTTAATTCATGCATTAGCTTAGTCATCAAAATTGCGCCAGTTGCACCAATTGGGTGTCCTAATGCGATAGCCCCACCATTTGGATTCACTTTTTTGCTATCAAATGGTAACCCAAATTCTTTAAAGAAAGCTAATGATTGTGCTGCAAAAGCTTCATTTAATTCAATTACATCAATATCATCGATAGTTAAACCAGCTTTTTCTAAAGCTTTTTTAGTTGCAGGTATTGGACCTAATCCCATTGTATTCGGGTCTACACCGCCCGTTCCTTGAGAAATAACACGGACACCACTCTTATAACCTAACTCTTTTGCTTTGTCTTCCGACATAACTAGTAAAGCAGCGGCTCCATCATTTCGACCACTAGCATTCCCAGCAGTAGTAGTTCCATCTTTAGAAAACACTGGTCTTAATTTCGCTAATTGCTCCATCGATGTAGCACGTGGATGTTCATCCGTATCAAAGATAAAACTTGATTTACGCTCTTTAATTTCAACTGGTACAATTTCTTCTTTAAAGTACCCTTGTTCAATTGCGTGTTGAGCTCGCTCTTGAGATTGTAAAGCAAAAGCATCTTGCTCTTCACGGGTAAAATGATATTGAGCAGCTACATTATCAGATGTTAAGCCCATTGTAATATCTTCACCATATACTTCAGGTGGTTGAGAGCCGGGTTGGCTAGCTGTATTTGGATCTTTTAACAAAATATTTCCTGCGGTTACTCCGAACCGTACTCCATTTACATAATAGGGTGCCGTACTCATTGATTCGGCTCCGCCAGCTAAAACAATATCGGCATTCTCACTCTGAATTTGTTGTACTGCGTTATTTATTGATTGAAGTCCTGATCCACATTGGCGATGAACAGTATAACCTGGAACTGTTAATGGTAAATCTGATCTTAAAGAAGCAACTCGAGCAAGGTTCGATAAATCTGCTGTTTGTTTCGCTTGTCCTAGAATCACTTCGTCAATCGATTCAGTATTAATACCCGTTCGCTTTACTAATTCACGTATAACTACTTCAGCCAAACGATCTGCTTCTAATTTTCCCATGCTTCCACCTAGTTTACCAATAGGTGTTCTAACTGAATCAACAATTACAACATTTTTCATTCTTTTCCTCCTGAATTATTCTTTTACTTCATTATTTTCTTGCAAGTCTACTTTAAATTCACCTTGAGTTTTCTCTTGAACTTCTTCTAATGTTGCACCTGGCATTAATTCAATCAAAGTCATTTCATCATTTTCAAAGGTAAAGACAGCTAATTCAGTAATTAGCATATCAATTTGGCGAGTTGAAGTAATTGGGTAGTCACATTTCTTCACAATTTTAGCTTCGCCAGTTTTTGTGGTATGTGTCATTGTACAAATGACTTTTTTAGCTCCACTAAGTAAATCCATCGCTCCTCCAACACCGATTATGTTTTTGCCAGGAATGGACCAATTAGCAATTCTACCCGTTTGATCTGCTTGCAATACACCTAAGACTGTGACATCAATATGCCCGCCACGAATCATACCGAATGAATCTGCACTATTAAAATAAGCAGAACCTGATACTTCAGTAATTGGAAATTTACCCGCATTAACTAAGTTTGGATCGAGATTGTCTGGGTCTTCAGGACCAACTCCTAGCATCCCATTTTCAGTATGTAAATAGACTTCATCATCGTCTAAATAATCTGGAATTAAGGTAGGAACTCCAATCCCTAAGTTAACAATACAAGGACCAACTAATTCCTTTGCTGCACGTTCGGCGATTAAATTTTGAATATTGTTTTTTGTTGTCATCGACTAACAACCCCCTCATTAGTTAATATATCGGTAGCTAATACAATAGCATCCACATATAGATGTTGTGTAACAACTGATTCAGGATCTAATTCTCCAACTTCCACAATTTCGTCCACTTCAACAATTACATAGTCTGCGGCTGTCGCCATTGTTGGATTGAAGTTACGTGCTGTTTTATAATAGACTAAATTTCCTAATTTATCTGCTTTGTGAGCACGAATTAAAGCTACATTCCCTCTTAAGGCTTTTTCTAAAATATACTTTTTCCCATTAAATTCACGTTCTTCTTTTCCTAATGCTAAATCGGTTCCTTGGGCTGTGGGTGTATAAAAAGCAGGTATTCCAGCACCTCCAGCACGCATTCTCTCAACCATTGTACCTTGAGGGTTAAG
This window of the Fundicoccus culcitae genome carries:
- a CDS encoding thiolase family protein; translation: MKNVVIVDSVRTPIGKLGGSMGKLEADRLAEVVIRELVKRTGINTESIDEVILGQAKQTADLSNLARVASLRSDLPLTVPGYTVHRQCGSGLQSINNAVQQIQSENADIVLAGGAESMSTAPYYVNGVRFGVTAGNILLKDPNTASQPGSQPPEVYGEDITMGLTSDNVAAQYHFTREEQDAFALQSQERAQHAIEQGYFKEEIVPVEIKERKSSFIFDTDEHPRATSMEQLAKLRPVFSKDGTTTAGNASGRNDGAAALLVMSEDKAKELGYKSGVRVISQGTGGVDPNTMGLGPIPATKKALEKAGLTIDDIDVIELNEAFAAQSLAFFKEFGLPFDSKKVNPNGGAIALGHPIGATGAILMTKLMHELKRTGKRYGLVTLCIAGGLGIATIVENLEYSL
- a CDS encoding acetyl-CoA acetyltransferase, encoding MKIKDNVVILGMGCSKFGERWDASISDLIIESTTEALEDSKVPIEAIEAIYYGNGMENNIAATAVADTLKVQDIPIVRNENYCTSGHIALIEAIQDVASGRHKVVMALGAEKLKDTGYPGLGVGRGQSPVLEARRTAPGSFALIGTRYFHQYGLTHQEGRETIGKIAVKNHKNGTLSKRAHFQSEVSLEKVLNAPIIADPLGLYDCAGNSDGSACAIITTEEVAKTIKDKFAYVKGFAVSTDAVFPHNRPGFSWTSFNSLKKSSSEAYKMAGITNPREELDLAEVHDCFSITEMLIYEDFGFSEPGKAKIDIDNGFFELDGGLPVNSDGGLKSFGHPVGASGIRMTYEVYKQILHEVDNPKRQLGKANLGLSHTFGGPPQMSAVLILGNEKDNLGGNE
- a CDS encoding 3-oxoacyl-[acyl-carrier-protein] synthase III C-terminal domain-containing protein encodes the protein MVEQKKVGITSLGAYLPYYYFERSKIGEAWGTRGKGKKAICNSDEDSITMAVEAGLDTFRYLSRNEIGGLFFASTTVPYAEKSNATLISTVLDLNENVTTADYNSSMRSATAALRGAYMEVKAGETNNVLVVASDKRNGYPKSDQESHFADGAAAVVVGTEHVVATIDAFATVQTEIVDMWRNIDDTYVRNAEGRFIYESGYLPSVKKAVEKLFEDNNLTADDFEHIVFVSIDERSHLKAAKKLKLDPEKIVNASFAENGVLGASQPLFHLVQAIERANAGERILVVNYGNGADAIALTVTDEKEQIIKQNSTDKYLDNRASFNEYGRFLSFRGIIEAKPGEDYKIPGSTSQTWREQETYLKLYGSKCNECGNHIFPQERICYHCRSLDNFEKVNKQEEVTTLFTYSIDNLAGRSDDPVVVQSVVEDQHGTRFYMNMTDFDVNEVGIDMELEFTLRKIHNLANFPNYYWKVRPLRRKVD
- a CDS encoding alpha/beta fold hydrolase codes for the protein MTEIKLAHLDDVTVEYYVDGEGLPLVLLPSKGRSQSDFDEIVPSIASQGFKVIRPEYRGINNSTGPMTDVSLYDLAAEVSLVLDTENIKSSFIVGHAFGNWIARIVAVTRPDLVKGICVLAAAAKGEFLPEISQALAKSSDLTLPDDERVEFIKMAFFGPNGDATKWLSGWYQETKVLHTEATKLSPQDEWWDAGGQVPIFEVRAELDPFAPKERANEMRDLFGERVLTVEIPNASHSLIPEQPEAVVAALVTYGKWLFIK
- a CDS encoding 3-oxoacid CoA-transferase subunit B, whose product is MTTKNNIQNLIAERAAKELVGPCIVNLGIGVPTLIPDYLDDDEVYLHTENGMLGVGPEDPDNLDPNLVNAGKFPITEVSGSAYFNSADSFGMIRGGHIDVTVLGVLQADQTGRIANWSIPGKNIIGVGGAMDLLSGAKKVICTMTHTTKTGEAKIVKKCDYPITSTRQIDMLITELAVFTFENDEMTLIELMPGATLEEVQEKTQGEFKVDLQENNEVKE
- a CDS encoding PucR family transcriptional regulator, with amino-acid sequence METPFILISDVCENSFFQDNIYFMAGRKGAQNKVSQISVMEVEDYVDFDLGENLLVLTTFSFCQSDECKMLAIIKKLVKKNISGLIVKLNRYITNIPAEILDFANENDFPIFIIDSDIAFRSIINHFYELIIHKQYETIFQMNNMYQSLYNSLTTDMTTEQYIEKLDISDDLDYYIESQDEVFYTSPSLANNNDPYLYDYDEADGHFITKREKYDGFEEVTYQKRTLLVFPIKTASFKLGQIIIFSTAEELSLVERMAFTQLASYLSIKLNELRMNQREKLISNGRIYSELAESTKLNKLKSESLLFSTGISPSENYCIIFVSFIDPNLSYDDIERIINKYSNIFFENSTNYFIGYTATGFRIIFGLGNDPTQKNHLFNNFLKTLKDIFIYENIPFKIGISQPFDDPTQIPSAHLQAKSTIEISRKIPGYQDAIFYRDIWDIDLIRQFINSYQYNQINTKVLNPLIEYDACHQVKLFETLEAVVLNDSLKDVSEKLFIHITTLRYRLDKIEQLTGYNFQTNRGKYVLTTAYFAFVFNEN
- a CDS encoding CoA transferase subunit A, translated to MNKIKDSVLEALEVVKSGDTLLVGGFGLIGAPLSLIEGLTQLDVSNLTIVSNNLGEQGKGLGKLLNQGKISKGIGSYFTSNRDVGDAYLRGEIELELNPQGTMVERMRAGGAGIPAFYTPTAQGTDLALGKEEREFNGKKYILEKALRGNVALIRAHKADKLGNLVYYKTARNFNPTMATAADYVIVEVDEIVEVGELDPESVVTQHLYVDAIVLATDILTNEGVVSR
- a CDS encoding CaiB/BaiF CoA transferase family protein, producing the protein MEYTKGSALEGLKVLDLGRVIAAPFAAAMLADLGADVIKIEMPQGGDNARDNLPMKDGESTYFIQFNRSKRGMTLDMKKGRDILVKLVEKADVVLENFRPGVMEKLGFGYEELRKINPQIIMASVSGFGQTGPYSQRAGYDPLAQAMSGMMDITGYPENPPVRAGASIADVMAAQNAVIGVLAALEYRNKTGEGQYIDVSLLDATIVSMSSVVQGYLTDKSYIPTRRGNGYLAGAPGGLYECKDGNLVLMALGDRAWNKLVEVMDQKELLTDPRFETNQLRVANYPALDDIVNEWTRNFEVHELESLLLSNGLPAGAALTVPQMYENEHVNVREMFTTVNHPTIGDVEITNQGIKMSKTSPYVRGSSPLLGEHTDEILKDLGYSDDEIATFRAEGVI